The following coding sequences are from one Triticum dicoccoides isolate Atlit2015 ecotype Zavitan chromosome 4A, WEW_v2.0, whole genome shotgun sequence window:
- the LOC119283888 gene encoding uncharacterized protein LOC119283888 — protein sequence MATTGSTALSMKLLIDTKARRVLFAEASKDVVDFLFSLLSLPVGTAVKLLGKDSMVGSVGSLYGSVEKLDATYVQPGAAKDALLHPSVLSPAVSTKSSLLGLPGPPPPQPQAKTFYGCSLSCGCYNSGYGSGHSGTCKFYSCRTYVTGSYGTYCPSCDKQMTTEAKLVPSGVSGGQTAQAVAGVSGKGYVQGIVTYTVMDDLTVTPMSSISSITLLNTFAVKDLSALQEKTVQLGYDEGLEILKASLQSKTVLTDVFLSPARKA from the exons ATGGCGACCACCGGGAGCACCGCGCTGAGCATGAAGCTCCTCATCGACACCAAGGCCCGGCGCGTGCTGTTCGCGGAGGCGAGCAAGGACGTGGTGGActtcctcttctccctcctctccctGCCGGTCGGCACCGCCGTCAAGCTGCTCGGCAAGGACTCCATGGTCGGCAGCGTCGGCAGCCTCTACGGAAGCGTCGAGAAGCTCGACGCCACCTACGTCCAGCCCGGCGCCGCCAAGGACGCGCTGCTCCACCCCTCCGTCCTCTCGCCGGCGGTCAGCACCAAGAGCTCCCTCCTAGGCTTGCCggggccgccgcctccacagccACAGGCCAAGACGTTCTATGGGTGCAGCTTGTCCTGCGGCTGTTACAATAGCGGATATGGTAGCGGCCACTCCGGTACATGCAAATTCTACAGCTGCCGGACCTACGTGACGGGCAGTTACGGCACCTACTGCCCGTCATGTGACAAGCAGATGACCACGGAGGCGAAGCTCGTGCCGTCGGGCGTGTCCGGAGGCCAGACTGCGCAGGCGGTGGCCGGCGTCAGCGGGAAGGGGTACGTGCAGGGCATCGTGACTTACACGGTGATGGACGACCTCACCGTGACGCCCATGTCCTCCATCTCCAGCATCACCCTGCTCAACACATTCGCCGTCAAGGATCTCAGCGCGCTCCAGGAGAAGACCGTGCAGCTCGGCTACGACGAG GGTCTGGAGATCCTGAAGGCGTCGCTGCAGTCCAAGACCGTCCTCACCGACGTTTTTCTGAGCCCCGCCCGCAAGGCTTGA